From Micromonospora sp. NBC_01699, a single genomic window includes:
- a CDS encoding ABC transporter ATP-binding protein: MSDVIEARGLRKEFTVRVKAGRLRRTKKVVTAVDGVDLAVARGEMVGYIGPNGAGKSTTLKMLTGVLMPSGGEVRVCGLTPVTQRTRLALRIGVVFGQRSQLWWDLPLRESFDLLRHIYRVPAAEHAARLRRCRTLLDLDEFLDTPVRQLSLGQRMRGELTAALLHGPEVLFLDEPTIGLDLVSKQAVREFLGELGRAGDTTLLLTTHDLADIERLCRRLVVIDHGRVVHDGGIDALHARYGSRRLVVVDLDEPLADPPVLPGAPVRRIEADGRRLVFELESATAAEVVARLAGLATLRDLAIVEPDIEDVVRRLYQTPAPAGVVPPQSAPRVDLTGAP, translated from the coding sequence ATGAGCGACGTCATCGAAGCGCGCGGACTGCGCAAGGAGTTCACCGTACGGGTGAAGGCCGGCCGGTTGCGCCGGACGAAGAAGGTCGTCACCGCGGTCGACGGGGTGGACCTGGCGGTGGCCCGGGGCGAGATGGTCGGCTACATCGGACCGAACGGCGCCGGCAAGTCCACCACCCTGAAGATGCTCACCGGTGTGCTGATGCCCTCCGGCGGCGAGGTACGCGTCTGCGGGCTGACCCCGGTGACCCAGCGGACCCGGTTGGCGCTGCGGATCGGCGTGGTGTTCGGCCAGCGCTCCCAGCTCTGGTGGGACCTGCCGCTGCGGGAGTCGTTCGACCTGCTGCGGCACATCTACCGGGTGCCGGCCGCCGAGCACGCCGCCCGGCTGCGCCGCTGCCGGACCCTGCTCGACCTGGACGAGTTCCTGGACACCCCGGTCCGCCAGCTCTCCCTCGGCCAGCGGATGCGCGGTGAGCTGACCGCCGCGCTGCTGCACGGGCCGGAGGTGCTGTTCCTGGACGAGCCGACGATCGGGCTGGACCTGGTGAGCAAGCAGGCGGTCCGGGAGTTCCTGGGCGAGTTGGGTCGGGCCGGCGACACCACCCTGCTGCTGACCACGCACGACCTGGCCGACATCGAACGGCTCTGCCGGCGGCTGGTGGTGATCGATCACGGTCGGGTGGTGCACGACGGCGGCATCGACGCGCTGCACGCCCGGTACGGTTCCCGCCGCCTGGTCGTGGTCGACCTGGACGAACCGCTGGCCGATCCGCCAGTGCTGCCGGGCGCGCCGGTGCGGCGGATCGAGGCGGACGGCCGGCGTCTGGTCTTCGAACTGGAGTCGGCCACCGCGGCCGAGGTGGTGGCCCGGCTGGCCGGGTTGGCGACCCTGCGCGACCTGGCGATCGTCGAGCCGGACATCGAGGATGTCGTCCGCCGCCTCTACCAGACCCCGGCGCCGGCCGGTGTCGTCCCGCCGCAGTCGGCGCCGCGTGTCGATCTCACGGGTGCTCCATGA
- the murA gene encoding UDP-N-acetylglucosamine 1-carboxyvinyltransferase, with protein sequence MTDDVLVVHGGTPLSGKIRVRGAKNLVSKAMVAALLGDTPSRLFDVPRIRDVEIVKGLLELHGVRVSDGAENGELVFDPANVESATTDEINVHAGSSRIPILFCGPLLHRLGHAFIPDLGGCHIGPRPIDFHIQALRQFGAVVDKTPEGMHLTAPSGLHGTKFELPYPSVGATEQVLLTAVMAEGVTELRNAAVEPEIIDLIAILQKMGAIIKVHTDRVIEIQGVSRLTGYTHRPIPDRIEAASWAAAALATGGDVEVLGAEQVDMMTFLNVFRSVGGAYEVTDARPPRLGSEGQEGGIRFWHPGGELQAVALETDVHPGFMTDWQQPLVVALTQARGLSIVHETVYEQRLGYTEALNKMGATIQVYRDCLGGTPCRFGRRNFKHSAVIAGPSKLHAADLVIPDLRAGFSHLIAALAAEGTSRVYGVDLINRGYEDFEAKLSALGAHAERP encoded by the coding sequence GGCGATGGTCGCCGCCCTGCTCGGCGACACTCCGAGCCGCCTGTTCGACGTGCCGCGCATCCGCGACGTCGAGATCGTCAAGGGTCTGCTCGAACTGCACGGGGTCCGGGTCTCGGACGGCGCCGAGAACGGCGAGCTCGTCTTCGACCCGGCGAACGTGGAGAGCGCCACCACGGACGAGATCAACGTGCACGCCGGGTCGAGCCGGATCCCGATCCTGTTCTGCGGGCCCCTGCTGCACCGGCTCGGGCACGCGTTCATCCCCGACCTCGGCGGCTGCCACATCGGTCCCCGACCGATCGACTTCCACATCCAGGCGCTGCGGCAGTTCGGCGCGGTCGTGGACAAGACGCCGGAGGGCATGCACCTCACCGCGCCGAGCGGCCTGCACGGCACCAAGTTCGAGCTGCCGTACCCGAGTGTCGGTGCGACCGAGCAGGTGCTGCTCACCGCCGTGATGGCCGAGGGCGTCACCGAGCTGCGCAACGCGGCGGTGGAGCCGGAGATCATCGACCTGATCGCGATCCTCCAGAAGATGGGCGCGATCATCAAGGTGCACACCGACCGGGTGATCGAGATCCAGGGGGTGTCGCGCCTGACGGGCTACACCCACCGGCCGATCCCGGACCGGATCGAGGCGGCGAGCTGGGCGGCGGCGGCGCTGGCCACCGGCGGTGACGTCGAGGTGCTCGGGGCCGAGCAGGTCGACATGATGACCTTCCTGAACGTGTTCCGCTCGGTCGGCGGCGCGTACGAGGTGACCGACGCCCGCCCGCCGCGACTCGGCTCGGAGGGCCAGGAGGGCGGCATCCGGTTCTGGCACCCGGGCGGCGAGTTGCAGGCGGTGGCCCTGGAGACCGACGTCCACCCCGGCTTCATGACCGACTGGCAGCAGCCCCTGGTGGTCGCGCTGACCCAGGCCCGGGGCCTGTCGATCGTGCACGAGACCGTGTACGAGCAGCGGCTGGGCTACACCGAGGCGCTGAACAAGATGGGCGCCACCATCCAGGTCTACCGCGACTGCCTCGGCGGCACCCCGTGCCGGTTCGGCCGGCGCAACTTCAAGCACTCCGCGGTGATCGCCGGCCCGAGCAAGCTGCACGCCGCCGACCTGGTCATCCCGGACCTGCGGGCCGGGTTCAGCCACCTGATCGCCGCACTGGCCGCCGAGGGCACCTCCCGGGTGTACGGCGTCGACCTGATCAACCGCGGGTACGAGGACTTCGAGGCGAAGCTCTCCGCCCTCGGCGCCCACGCGGAACGACCGTAA
- a CDS encoding DUF3043 domain-containing protein, whose amino-acid sequence MPSLFRRKSTDLVEENVTAVTSDEATDAARPRGYTPSKKELGVQTPKRPTAGRRPGAVETRPPANKQEARERRRVARAEAAAEFRREGGPRDRGPERMLARDVVDSRRTVGTWFFGGALIVLIGSSGAMPPVVRLVSNLLWGALAIGLVIDSILISGKIRRLVRERFPKTQLRMGSLYLYAIMRSITFRRMRAPIPRVNIGDKI is encoded by the coding sequence GTGCCGTCGTTGTTTCGCCGTAAGTCCACCGACCTTGTCGAGGAGAACGTCACCGCGGTGACGTCCGACGAGGCGACCGATGCCGCCCGCCCCCGGGGTTACACACCCAGCAAGAAGGAACTCGGCGTGCAGACGCCGAAGCGCCCGACCGCGGGGCGTCGACCGGGTGCGGTGGAAACCCGCCCACCGGCGAACAAGCAGGAGGCGCGCGAGCGTCGCCGGGTCGCCCGCGCCGAGGCGGCGGCCGAGTTCCGGCGCGAGGGCGGACCCCGCGACCGGGGGCCGGAGCGGATGCTGGCCCGGGACGTGGTCGACTCCCGTCGTACGGTCGGCACCTGGTTCTTCGGTGGCGCCCTGATCGTGCTGATCGGTTCGTCGGGCGCGATGCCGCCGGTCGTACGGCTGGTCTCGAACCTGCTCTGGGGCGCGCTCGCCATCGGTCTGGTGATCGACTCGATCCTGATCTCCGGGAAGATCCGGCGGCTGGTCCGCGAGCGGTTCCCCAAGACCCAGTTGCGGATGGGCTCGCTCTACCTCTACGCGATCATGCGCTCGATCACCTTCCGCCGGATGCGAGCGCCGATCCCCCGGGTCAACATCGGCGACAAGATCTAG
- a CDS encoding helix-turn-helix domain-containing protein, translating into MSSPSPPGSPVATIAAALRRERERAGISLTELARRAGIAKSTLSQLEAGTGNPSVETVWALGVALGVPFSRLVEEPAPAVRVIRAGHGSALRSDQADLTAALLAAGAPHSRRDIYLLALEPGAVRDATAHIPGSIEHLVVGAGRLRTGPASAPVELEPGDYAAFPGDVPHRYEALAPGTFAVLVMEHP; encoded by the coding sequence ATGTCGTCACCGTCACCGCCCGGCTCGCCCGTGGCCACCATCGCCGCCGCCCTGCGCAGGGAACGCGAACGGGCCGGCATCTCGCTCACCGAACTGGCCCGCCGGGCCGGCATCGCCAAGTCGACCCTCTCCCAGCTCGAAGCCGGCACCGGCAACCCCAGCGTGGAAACCGTCTGGGCGCTCGGCGTGGCGTTGGGGGTGCCGTTCAGCCGGCTGGTCGAGGAACCCGCCCCGGCGGTACGGGTCATCCGCGCCGGCCACGGCAGCGCGCTCCGCTCCGACCAGGCCGACCTCACCGCCGCCCTGCTCGCCGCGGGCGCGCCGCACAGCCGCCGCGACATCTACCTGCTCGCCCTCGAACCCGGTGCGGTACGCGACGCCACCGCACACATCCCCGGCAGCATCGAGCACCTGGTCGTCGGCGCCGGGCGGCTGCGTACGGGACCGGCGTCGGCACCGGTGGAACTCGAACCGGGCGACTATGCCGCCTTTCCCGGCGACGTACCGCACCGCTACGAGGCGCTCGCCCCGGGCACCTTCGCCGTGCTGGTCATGGAGCACCCGTGA
- a CDS encoding AzlD domain-containing protein, which translates to MLIAVILALAVGTYAFRLAGVVLRERVDLPDWLARLLPIAAATMLAALAATAALTEGGAFAGVARPAGVLVGLVLAVRRAPFVLVVVAAAGTTAALRLLGVA; encoded by the coding sequence GTGCTGATCGCGGTGATCCTGGCCCTGGCCGTCGGCACGTACGCCTTCCGGCTGGCCGGTGTGGTGCTGCGGGAACGGGTTGACCTGCCGGACTGGCTGGCCCGGCTGCTGCCGATCGCCGCCGCCACCATGCTCGCCGCACTGGCCGCCACGGCGGCGCTCACCGAGGGCGGTGCCTTCGCCGGGGTGGCCCGCCCGGCCGGCGTACTGGTCGGGCTGGTCCTGGCCGTCCGGCGGGCGCCGTTCGTGCTGGTGGTGGTCGCCGCCGCCGGCACCACGGCGGCGCTCCGCCTGCTCGGCGTCGCCTGA
- a CDS encoding ABC transporter permease — MAERQEQAGPGVGYLALLRGQARSQASYRTSFVVDLVGNVGATVFDVATVLVLFQVTRTLGGFDVREAMVMVGLSACSFATADLAVGNIERVRTYVRTGLMDAVLVRPLGALPQLLLMDLPLRKVSRAVFGLAVLVVALVAADVDWTPARVLLVVVAPLAGAVFFGSIFVASATLAFYWIDSGEVGNAFTYGGRDFTAYPITVYGGWFRAIFAYGLGFAFVAYHPALALLGRADPLGLPGWVGWAAPGVAGLAAVGAAAAWRTGIRHYRSTGS, encoded by the coding sequence GTGGCTGAGCGGCAGGAGCAGGCTGGGCCGGGGGTCGGCTACCTGGCGCTGCTGCGCGGGCAGGCGCGGTCGCAGGCGTCGTACCGGACTTCGTTCGTCGTCGACCTGGTCGGCAACGTCGGCGCCACCGTCTTCGACGTGGCCACGGTGCTGGTGCTGTTCCAGGTGACCCGTACCCTCGGCGGCTTCGACGTACGCGAGGCGATGGTGATGGTGGGCCTGTCCGCCTGCTCCTTCGCTACCGCCGACCTGGCCGTCGGCAACATCGAACGGGTCCGGACCTACGTCCGGACCGGGCTGATGGACGCCGTGCTGGTCCGCCCGCTCGGCGCGCTGCCGCAACTGTTGCTGATGGATCTGCCGCTGCGCAAGGTGTCCCGGGCGGTGTTCGGGCTCGCCGTGCTGGTCGTGGCGCTGGTCGCGGCCGATGTCGACTGGACCCCGGCACGGGTGCTGCTGGTGGTCGTCGCCCCGCTGGCCGGGGCGGTCTTCTTCGGCTCGATCTTCGTCGCCTCGGCCACGCTCGCGTTCTATTGGATCGACTCGGGCGAGGTCGGCAACGCGTTCACCTACGGTGGTCGGGACTTCACCGCGTACCCGATAACCGTCTACGGTGGATGGTTCCGCGCGATTTTCGCGTACGGCCTGGGGTTTGCCTTCGTGGCCTATCACCCGGCGCTGGCGCTGCTCGGCCGAGCCGACCCGCTCGGCCTGCCGGGCTGGGTCGGGTGGGCCGCGCCGGGCGTCGCGGGGCTGGCCGCCGTCGGCGCCGCCGCCGCTTGGCGGACCGGCATCAGACACTACCGGAGTACGGGGTCATGA
- a CDS encoding AzlC family ABC transporter permease gives MRTVDRTTDRALLRDIGALSVAIIAVGASFGAIAVAAGLPIWAVVAMSAVLYAGGAQFMAVGLVAAGNPLAAVLAGLLLNARHLPFGLTLGDTLGTGWRARLLGAHLMTDETTAFALGQPEGAARRRAYWLAGVLLFLAWNAGTVLGVLLGGFAGDPNRLGLDAAFPAGLLALLLPVLRDPDTRRVAVVGALAAVALTPVLPAGLPVLLALGGLGVLALPRNKPVRPC, from the coding sequence ATGCGTACGGTAGACCGAACAACCGACCGAGCCCTGCTGCGCGACATCGGCGCGCTCAGCGTGGCGATCATCGCGGTCGGCGCCTCCTTCGGCGCCATCGCGGTCGCCGCCGGGCTGCCGATCTGGGCGGTCGTCGCGATGTCCGCCGTGCTCTACGCGGGCGGGGCGCAGTTCATGGCCGTCGGGCTGGTCGCCGCCGGCAACCCGCTCGCCGCGGTGCTCGCCGGGCTGCTGCTCAACGCCCGGCACCTGCCGTTCGGGCTCACCCTCGGCGACACCCTCGGCACCGGTTGGCGGGCCCGACTCCTCGGCGCCCACCTGATGACCGACGAGACCACCGCCTTCGCGCTCGGCCAGCCCGAGGGTGCCGCCCGGCGGCGCGCGTACTGGCTGGCCGGGGTGCTGCTCTTCCTGGCCTGGAACGCCGGCACCGTGCTCGGCGTACTGCTCGGCGGGTTCGCCGGTGACCCGAACCGGCTCGGTCTGGACGCGGCCTTCCCGGCCGGTCTGCTCGCCCTGCTGCTGCCCGTCCTGCGGGACCCGGACACCCGCCGGGTCGCGGTGGTCGGCGCACTCGCCGCCGTGGCACTGACCCCGGTCCTGCCGGCCGGTCTGCCGGTGCTGCTGGCACTCGGCGGGCTCGGCGTACTCGCGCTGCCCCGGAACAAGCCGGTACGGCCGTGCTGA